One Plasmodium coatneyi strain Hackeri chromosome 14, complete sequence genomic window carries:
- a CDS encoding T-snare, which produces MEVIYRNVTNTYFDYRREIKKKKNRFKLSAYEQLDDEDSGREDNLLNRTEDIEMQTHSLLPPQWIEKIEECSEDIGYIKLKLMELEKLKKKKLVNVLQDDQMIVQEIAKMCTDITVMIKNCESKIQGIAWEDATWGEGKDELTDKQHGKQQHGQLQDEGKQTQSDPNDLVGKLKINAKKSLISQLKSISQTFHNKQKAYINEFKKITNECNDYAGDFNVEQMEDIQQDELTYDKNNNLSGVNIARRNTDLRKISNTVIDLHHIFKELSVMLVEQGSMLDRIDYNLDLSIDKCEKGLNKLKIFHKNEGDKLAARCVSFLTSLIFFLLILIILKHLY; this is translated from the coding sequence ATGGAGGTCATTTACAGAAACGTGACGAACACCTACTTCGACTACCggagggaaataaaaaaaaagaaaaaccgATTCAAGCTGTCCGCCTATGAACAACTGGACGATGAAGATTCAGGGAGGGAGGATAACCTGCTAAATCGTACGGAAGACATAGAAATGCAGACACACAGTTTACTGCCACCACAGTGGATTGAGAAAATAGAGGAGTGCTCAGAGGATATAGGATATATTAAGCTAAAATTAATGGAgctggaaaaattaaaaaaaaaaaaactagtAAATGTTTTACAGGACGATCAGATGATCGTACAGGAAATTGCCAAAATGTGCACCGACATAACAGTTATGATTAAAAACTGCGAGAGTAAAATTCAAGGGATCGCATGGGAGGACGCAACctggggggaggggaaggatGAGCTGACTGACAAGCAACATGGCAAACAGCAACATGGCCAACTGCAAGATGAAGGAAAACAGACGCAGTCTGATCCTAACGACTTAGTTGGAAAGCTCAAAataaacgcaaaaaaaagtttaatcTCGCAACTTAAGTCCATATCCCAAACGTTCCACAATAAGCAGAAGGCATACATAAAcgagtttaaaaaaattacaaatgaGTGTAACGATTACGCGGGTGACTTCAATGTCGAACAAATGGAAGATATCCAACAGGATGAATTAACATATGATAAGAATAACAACCTGAGTGGCGTAAATATCGCCAGGAGAAATACCGACCTGAGGAAGATTTCCAACACGGTTATTGACTTGCaccatatttttaaagagcTCTCCGTGATGCTGGTGGAGCAAGGATCCATGTTAGACCGAATTGATTACAACTTGGATTTATCCATCgataaatgtgaaaaaggattaaataaattaaaaattttccataagAATGAGGGGGATAAACTGGCTGCCCGCTGTGTATCCTTCCTCACTTCActaatcttttttttgttaatacTTATCATTCTGAAGCATTTGTACTGA
- a CDS encoding Mitochondrial import inner membrane translocase subunit, whose amino-acid sequence MNSTTPADDGLDDKSRAAVLLGLQEIVQRQKENVKVMDICFNKCVPKIGHQLSSAEQKCIWCCASSYFYTNVFLNERLQQMTKLLKSSTDYMNL is encoded by the exons ATGAATTCGACCACCCCAGCAGATGACGGCCTTGATGACAAAAGCAGAGCAGCG GTATTGCTAGGCTTACAAGAAATAGTGCAGAGGCAAAAGGAGAACGTTAAAGTGATGGACATCTGCTTCAACAAGTGCGTCCCCAAAATAGGGCACCAGCTGAGCTCCGCAGAACAGAAGTGCATTTGGTGCTGCGCAAGTAGCTATTTCTACACGAACGTCTTTCTGAACGA GCGGCTGCAACAAATGACGAAGCTTCTCAAGTCCAGCACCGATTATATGAATTTGTAG
- a CDS encoding 40S ribosomal protein S17 has protein sequence MGRVRTKTIKRAARQIVEKYYAKLTLDFQINKKITEEVAIIPSKRMKNKVAGFVTHLMKRIQKGPVRGISLKLQEEERERRLDFVPEKSQIDVNVIYVEPDTVRMIKALGINISNMKVHNPMINSNQQKQNRMNTHY, from the exons atg GGACGAGTACGAACGAAAACCATCAAAAGGGCCGCAAGGCAAATTGTGGAAAAGTACTATGCCAAGCTAACCCTCGACTttcaaataaacaaaaagatAACAGAGGAAGTTGCCATCATTCCCTCGAAgcgaatgaaaaataaagttgcTGGATTTGTTACCCACCTGATGAAGAGAATCCAGAAGGGACCCGTCAGAGGTATCAGTTTGAAGCTccaagaagaggaaagagaaagacGCTTAGATTTTGTTCCAGAGAAATCGCAAATAGATGTCAACGTCATTTATGTCGAGCCGGACACAGTACGTATGATTAAGGCGCTTGGAATAAATATAAGCAACATGAAGGTGCACAATCCCATGATAAACTCCAACCAGCAGAAGCAGAACAGGATGAACACGCATTATTAG
- a CDS encoding snf7-like protein, with translation MRFWFGKKKNSSECFDNKKKNNDEIYKAILKNREAIDALEKKQVQVEKKIKQLEIEAKQKVEQNQMSNAKILLKRKKLYEQEIENILNNRLTLEDNMINLENMHLHKIAVNALSYAANTHKKLNNEINTQKVEKIIDTLQENKDIQEEINQALSFNLLNNVDEDEINKELDLLKEQTMEEKLTATVNKIPEVPLDNYPVHVKAREQLIDKTTEESDDEELKELIGEMT, from the exons ATGAGATTTTGGTttggtaaaaagaaaaacagttCCGAATGCTTcgacaataaaaaaaagaacaat GACGAAATATACAAAGCCATCCTGAAAAACAGAGAAGCGATAGATGCTCTCGAAAAGAAGCAGGTGCAggtggagaagaaaattaag CAACTTGAAATAGAAGCGAAGCAGAAAGTGGAGCAAAACCAAATGAGCAATgccaaaattttattaaagaggaaaaaattatacgaaCAGGAAATAgagaacattttaaataatcgTCTAACCCTGGAAGACAACATGATCAATTTGGAGAACATGCATTTACACAAAATCGCAGTTAACGCCTTGTCTTATGCGGCCAACACGCATAAAAAGCTGAACAACGAAAT AAATACGCAGAAGGTGGAGAAGATTATCGACACGCTTCAAGAAAATAAGGACATCCAGGAGGAGATAAACCAGGCCCTTAGCTTCAACCTGCTAAATAATGTGGACGAG GACGAAATTAACAAGGAGCTTGACCTACTGAAGGAACAAAccatggaagaaaaactcA CTGCCACAGTTAACAAAATACCTGAGGTTCCCCTAG ATAATTACCCAGTGCATGTGAAGGCCAGAGAACAGCTAATCGATAAGACCACCGAGGAG TCGGACGACGAAGAATTGAAGGAGCTAATTGGAGAAATGACATGA
- a CDS encoding Prenyltransferase alpha subunit yields the protein MSKPKISICQIKSVGDIKGWSLKGIESCKKKIFGYAENMPGEKNWIKPLIGKSMQNYYFPSKYLHLDFNLKEYMRMQTVRFKKKEIDDSLINLQKCINLIIENKDKVEKFLASIPKELYLENQSLKDFYSLYLTVFPDHKGQDEEKYQHKHTLSPDDLRELNLHEHKFSWFKQPVNNGREMQSDKSNFGDSPFCTQNESESENYLNKSGKTEERKVTSEFEEKEKSEMRQEVCEEGTAHTNSYDKIIFAKTRGRLSFKRIILGENSPGRGDKSLKRSNCEREVNTAGEQLHYVDCDVNIGLEERREKTKAEMEEHERSKNHFLNLLSQNEHLQNTFSIRNRFIDPLYLRRRYSFIDKLTKKKIKKEKYKTYRKHFIQHADEKEVWPDNKGLLNKVYPNPYPVARKNMERQQRAYAKKFQLEYPQRLGGLHLGLLLNTPLFNLLPKRNVHLDMIHLEKEREKLLVDMQNERNIKNKEKVHILNTYYTDNEQLVYSTLASFVELKKYSFEGYVMSTFAIKVNPSYYSAWMYRRKCLRKLNLNLRNELLFTKCVICDNIKSFQSWFHRRWLIEYIWKQARRGTRQGGQAERVNREKHEIDWDSYDLEDERHFISSDGSNGSGSTDHRGSFGNPAEENPPKEDAFLSNCEEADFEAEKKDVVILHEDLQNLVESCEFFKNALRSNEELINVDEFLYEEMLYSNCDIFLDAKNYNSWAHKTWLIDKLGIFNNKYLREKYNIISHEFNFINYFLKHDIYNNSVWVYRYFIFTKLKYTRKLHKMEREIKFCLNYAKQFPHNEAIFKYLFRVIFMYTHLYKKKKKNVMDIFEIPLLLNFKEQLAKLTDQSKYVLIFLSELYSFNGQRVQEVQCYRYLEKNDNFNDALWRYRIEEIQMKQPRQAKSI from the exons ATGAGCAAACCCAAGATTTCAATATGCCAGATAAAAAGCGTCGGCGACATCAAGGGGTGGAGCTTGAAAGGAATAGAgtcatgcaaaaaaaaaatattcggGTACGCAGAAAATATGCCCGGCGAAAAAAACTGGATCAAACCGCTAATCGGGAAAAGCatgcaaaattattatttcccGTCAAAATATCTGCACCTCGATTTTAACTTAAAGGAGTACATGAGGATGCAGACTGtgcgttttaaaaaaaaggagatagACGACAGCTTAATTAATTTGCAGAAATGCATTAACCTCATAATTGAGAACAAAGACaaggtggaaaaatttttagcaAGCATACCAAAGGAGTTGTATCTGGAAAATCAGAGTTTGAAAGATTTTTACTCCCTATATTTGACCGTCTTCCCCGACCATAAAGGTCAGGACGAAGAGAAGTACCAACACAAACACACGTTATCTCCCGATGATTTAAGAGAGTTAAATTTGCACGAACACAAATTTAGTTGGTTCAAACAGCCAGTGAACAATGGCAGGGAAATGCAATCGGATAAGTCCAATTTTGGGgactcccctttttgcacacaaaatgaaagTGAAAGCGAAAATtacctgaacaagtcaggcaaaacggaagaaaggaaggtgacATCCGAATttgaggagaaggaaaaaagtgaaatgcGCCAAGAGGTATGTGAAGAGGGAACAGCACACACGAACAGTTATgacaaaataatttttgccAAAACGAGGGGAAGACTGTCATTTAAGAGGATAATACTTGGGGAAAATTCTCCCGGACGTGGGGATAAATCGCTCAAGCGATCGAATTGTGAGAGGGAAGTAAATACAGCGGGCGAACAGCTACACTACGTAGACTGTGACGTGAACATAGGACTGGAGGAGCGccgagaaaaaacaaaggcaGAAATGGAGGAACACGAAAGATCAAAAAatcactttttaaatttgttaagcCAAAATGAACATTTACAAAATACTTTTTCCATCAGAAACAGGTTTATCGACCCGCTGTATCTCCGACGGAGGTACTCCTTCATTgacaaattaacaaaaaagaaaataaaaaaagaaaagtataAAACTTACAGGAAGCACTTCATTCAGCATGCcgatgagaaggaagtgtgGCCAGATAACAAGGGACTGCTCAACAAGGTTTACCCAAATCC CTACCCTGTCGCACGCAAAAACATGGAGAGACAGCAACGGGCATACGCGAAGAAGTTCCAGCTGGAGTACCCCCAGCGGCTGGGCGGACTCCATCTGGGCCTCCTTTTGAATACGCCGCTGTTCAACCTCCTGCCGAAAAGGAACGTCCACCTTGACATGATTCAtctagaaaaagaaagggaaaaattactAGTGGACatgcaaaatgaaagaaatataaaaaataaagaaaaggtacACATACTAAATACGTACTATACGGACAACGAACAGTTGGTTTACTCCACACTGGCTTCATTtgttgaattaaaaaaatattcctttgAGGGGTATGTCATGTCCACCTTTGCTATTAAAGTAAACCCTTCTTATTACTCTGCGTGGATGTATAGGAGGAAGTGTCTGCGCAAACTGAATTTGAATTTGCGAAATGAATTGCTCTTTACAAAGTGTGTTATATGCGACAATATAAAAAGTTTCCAGAGTTGGTTTCACCGGAGGTGGCTCATCGAGTATATTTGGAAACAGGCAAGGAGGGGTACACGGCAGGGGGGACAGGCGGAGAGGGTGAATCGGGAGAAGCACGAAATTGATTGGGACAGTTACGACTTGGAGGACGAGAGGCACTTCATCAGCAGCGATGGCAGCAATGGCAGTGGTAGCACCGATCATCGTGGCAGTTTTGGCAACCCTGCAGAAGAGAATCCCCCTAAGGAAGACGCCTTTTTAAGCAACTGCGAGGAAGCAGACTTTGAGgccgaaaaaaaggatgtcGTCATTCTGCACGAAGATTTGCAAAACCTTGTCGAAAGCTgcgaatttttcaaaaacgCATTAAGATCAAACGAGGAGCTGATAAACGTAGACGAATTCTTATACGAAGAAATGCTTTACAGTAACTGCGATATATTTTTGGACgcaaaaaattacaactCCTGGGCACACAAAACATGGCTAATTGATAAATTAGGCATTTTTAACAATAAATATTTacgtgaaaaatataatattatatcACATGAATTTAACTTTatcaattattttttaaaacatgaCATTTACAACAACTCCGTGTGGGTATAcagatattttattttcaccaaATTGAAATACACACGTAAGTTACACAAAATGGAGAGGGAAATTAAATTCTGCTTAAATTATGCCAAACAGTTCCCCCATAATGAGGCCATTTTCAAGTACCTCTTTCGcgtaatttttatgtatacccatttgtacaaaaaaaaaaaaaaaaatgtgatggACATTTTCGAAATTCCGTTACTCCTCAATTTTAAAGAACAGTTAGCAAAACTGACCGATCAGTCGAAATATGTCTTGATTTTCCTCTCGGAGCTTTACTCCTTCAATGGGCAGCGGGTCCAGGAAGTGCAG TGCTATAGGTATCtggaaaaaaacgacaaTTTTAACGATGCTCTGTGGAGATACAGAATTGAGGAAATCCAAATGAAGCAACCACGTCAGGCTAAGTCGATTTGA
- a CDS encoding Translation initiation factor SUI1, producing the protein MNLAIQNLGINDPFTNENIVDEGNGKPSTTNLIHIRNQQRNGRKSVTTVQGLGKTYDLKKIVRALKKEFNCNGTIIEDSEHGSIIQLQGDKRNNVKDFLIREGICAGDHIRIHGA; encoded by the exons ATGAACCTCGCTATACAGAATCTTGGTATTAATGACCCCTtcacaaatgaaaatattgTTGATGAGGGGAATGGTAAACCTAGCACGACCAATTTAATAC ATATCAGAAATCAACAAAGAAATGGTAGAAAGAGCGTTACGACAGTGCAAGGATTAGGAAAAACGTatgatttgaaaaaaattgtccgagcgttaaaaaaa gAATTCAACTGTAATGGAACAATCATAGAGGACAGTGAACATGGTTCAATTATTCAACTGCAGGGAGACAAGAGAAATAATGTCAAAGACTTTTTAATACGAGAAGGAATTTGCGCAGGGGACCATATACGTATACATGGAGCTTAA
- a CDS encoding Ubiquitin-conjugating enzyme, translated as MWYDNERVPEEEGVSKLLVGKTFAYFPKCPDDEGRHVQGEGDIPHGGNPNQVDNMETMDHMNSAGNEGITDNTIEDVEDTHRGDDPVNESNGDSMHNIDAVDSVFFKQKEYVLIQQRLGRTIIPLNPELLAQSTMEQEIIDGYLSEIHKNVGKCSILTEYSFLMQEMPRGIYCLPQEDNLLVWDVFIVLYSTVYKSGKFKAQIRLGENYPHTIPEVFFLSPVFHPLINFQTGKLNLGKHLNEWTPKSHYMSLIFLYMRNIFYLKDEYSKENIENEEAYFLLNNDRELFLRKVQDCVQKSNEQLYQQLDNYMFNFSDEMASREISNMMEQVKDDSLCNRKAEAFIHWLVNDYAGGTSENPPSEDVISENPRSEEILSEDPPSDGEEEGGEPPNEVTPHCDNAKREHENDDATSVDATPVEHLRRDRKKR; from the coding sequence ATGTGGTACGACAATGAACGGGTCCCAGAGGAAGAGGGGGTGAGTAAGCTACTCGTTGGAAAAACGTTCGCCTACTTTCCCAAATGTCCAGACGATGAAGGTCGTCATGTGCAGGGGGAGGGCGATATTCCCCATGGGGGGAATCCCAACCAAGTGGACAATATGGAAACCATGGATCATATGAACAGTGCAGGGAATGAGGGCATCACAGATAATACGATAGAAGACGTGGAGGACACGCATAGGGGGGATGACCCAGTTAATGAATCCAATGGGGACAGCATGCACAACATTGACGCAGTGGACAGCGTATTCTTCAAACAAAAGGAGTACGTATTAATCCAGCAGAGACTGGGGAGGACTATTATCCCCCTAAACCCAGAGCTACTGGCACAGTCTACAATGGAACAGGAAATCATAGATGGATACCTAAGCGAGATTCATAAAAATGTCGGTAAGTGTTCTATCCTAACAGAGTATTCCTTTCTAATGCAAGAAATGCCAAGGGGAATTTACTGCCTTCCACAGGAGGATAATTTACTAGTATGGGATGTATTCATAGTTTTGTATAGCACTGTTTATAAGAGTGGAAAATTTAAGGCGCAAATCAGGTTGGGAGAAAATTACCCACATACAATTCCtgaggtattttttttatcccccgtttttcatcctttaataaattttcaaacgggaaaattaaatttagGCAAACATTTAAATGAGTGGACTCCAAAAAGTCATTACATGTCGTTAATATTTCTCTACatgagaaatattttttatttaaaggATGAATACAGCAAGGAAAACATCGAAAATGAGGAGGCCTATTTTTTACTCAACAATGACAGGGAGTTGTTTCTTCGGAAGGTTCAGGACTGTGTGCAGAAGTCCAATGAGCAGCTGTACCAGCAGCTAGACAACTACATGTTTAACTTTTCCGATGAGATGGCTAGCCGGGAAATTTCCAACATGATGGAGCAGGTGAAGGACGACTCCCTGTGCAACAGGAAAGCGGAGGCGTTCATACACTGGCTTGTCAACGACTACGCCGGGGGAACAAGTGAAAATCCACCAAGTGAAGATGTGATAAGTGAGAATCCACGAAGTGAAGAGATACTTAGTGAGGACCCTCCCAGCGACGGGGAGGAAGAGGGGGGTGAACCCCCGAACGAAGTGACCCCCCATTGTGACAACGCTAAGCGCGAACACGAGAATGACGACGCAACATCCGTGGACGCTACCCCCGTTGAGCACCTCCGGAGGGACAGAAAGAAGAGGTAA